Proteins from a genomic interval of Rubinisphaera italica:
- a CDS encoding DUF1559 domain-containing protein — protein MFNQQSQSIKNPRGFTLIELLVVIAIIAILVALLLPAVQQAREAARRSSCKNNLKQLGLALHNFESTFGYMPSQRDNYQAPEAPGHDERFYRWSALAMLSPQLEQSNIYDSLNLKVPLFMFLPPGAPDPTYAATGFVHPDNVDWVKIKVPVFLCPSDVNERNSDSWAGTNYVACQGSGRDGGVYEDTDGIFFIDSKTKFRDVTDGTSNTVAMSETLIGSGAADSTRGTANMGPEGSLAMVWNATAATVQDSWCLDDSQVVTFERGQKWADGSVGDTGFNTLRSPNSFINDCYSRSSAIKSARSRHQGGVQALLADGSVRFVSENIHQETWQNLGARNDGEVIGEF, from the coding sequence ATGTTTAATCAACAGTCTCAATCCATAAAAAATCCGCGTGGTTTTACACTGATCGAACTACTCGTTGTCATCGCAATCATTGCCATACTCGTGGCTTTACTCCTGCCAGCAGTCCAGCAGGCCCGTGAAGCGGCTCGGCGATCGAGTTGTAAAAATAATCTAAAACAACTTGGTCTGGCGTTACATAATTTTGAATCAACTTTCGGATACATGCCATCTCAACGAGATAACTATCAAGCACCAGAGGCTCCCGGGCATGATGAACGATTTTATCGTTGGTCAGCATTGGCAATGCTCAGTCCACAACTTGAACAAAGTAATATTTATGACTCATTAAATCTCAAAGTTCCCCTTTTTATGTTCCTACCTCCCGGTGCCCCCGATCCAACCTATGCTGCGACCGGGTTCGTTCATCCAGATAACGTCGATTGGGTTAAAATCAAAGTTCCTGTTTTTCTTTGCCCAAGTGATGTGAATGAGCGAAACAGTGATAGCTGGGCAGGAACCAATTATGTCGCCTGTCAGGGAAGTGGGCGTGATGGAGGTGTATACGAAGACACTGACGGCATCTTCTTTATTGATTCCAAAACAAAATTCCGTGACGTGACCGATGGCACTTCCAACACAGTGGCTATGTCGGAAACGCTTATCGGATCAGGTGCTGCAGATTCAACACGAGGAACTGCCAATATGGGGCCTGAAGGAAGTTTGGCGATGGTTTGGAATGCTACAGCCGCTACCGTTCAAGACAGTTGGTGTCTGGATGATTCTCAAGTCGTCACATTTGAACGCGGACAAAAATGGGCTGATGGATCGGTTGGAGATACAGGATTTAACACTTTGCGTAGTCCAAATTCTTTTATTAACGATTGTTACTCACGATCCTCGGCAATCAAATCTGCTCGAAGTCGGCATCAAGGTGGTGTTCAAGCATTGCTGGCAGATGGAAGTGTCCGTTTTGTAAGCGAGAATATCCATCAGGAAACATGGCAAAACCTGGGCGCTCGTAACGATGGGGAAGTTATCGGAGAATTTTAA